The Leptidea sinapis chromosome 46, ilLepSina1.1, whole genome shotgun sequence sequence CGGAAACTCTTCCACAATAAGCAActacacaaaaaatataatactgcATTGATTGATTGTTAGTTAATTCACTGAGCCCAATGCTCGCCATTTCTACAAGACCCTCATGCGTTGCAAGCGTGCGACAATATAGCGAATTTTTTTGGCCACAGTCGTCCCGCAAGGAATATGCacttataacatttatattatattcttacagaaattaaatttgaaaacaaaatttatgaacgacgcgggactcaaacccgcgacctctcgcgttccgtgcgagcgctcttccactgggCCAACCGTTCGTGTAACGTAtggttgataaatcttgtatgtcttgttcaactatcaggctgtggcttcatctacaggatctacattacagttgataccctgctcaacctcaatatttgcgtattaggaaattaacttgaacTTGTTgttctttcaaatttaaacaatttgttatatttttaaaatgataaccctcagttctgggattaattattacacaaattaaatttgattctttaaaaaataacaagctGTTTATGATTCAAACTGTTGTTTATAATGGTTTTCTTTCGTTACAGAATTTACCTCCAACGAAGAATGGTTGGAGACCAGTAGTAGGCTCTGGCGGACTTCTCTACGGCTCACTGGGCACCGCGCCGCTTCACGCAGCTCATAAATTCCCTGTACATGAGTACTACGCATCTACGGGACGACCCCTCGTCGCTAGAGATGTCAACAAGCTCACGTCTATAGCACAATCCTATCGACCCACCACGCTCCGCACCGTAACCCTCCCCGCAAACTCTATTGGAAACCAACCAATCAACTCTTACCTGAACCCCTTCTTCCCGCAAAGCACtttaaatcaatataaaatCATGCAAAACTATCCAAACGATAATATCTTTCAGCAAAACATTCACAACCCCTACGCCACCAGAAACGTATACCAACAGAATCCCACGAAGCAAAAGCagcaatacaataataatatactccaGTTGTCAAATATCCAACCTATTCAATTTGGGCAGTATTCCACTCCTGGATCACATCATGTCTTTTCAAATGCACTCCAAACCTATGTGCGACAGAATACTCAACATCGCCCCAACGGAGGAGGAACTGAGATATATAAACCTGAGGTTTATAAGGTGCCTGATCATTCGGCGTTATCTAAGGCAGTGAGCCAACAAGTTAAGACTGCACAGCAGCAAACCCAACCGTACTTCCAGTATTCTCTGCAGGATATTGCTGGCCTACAGCAGCTTCCACCTAGCATATTAGGTACGTAAATAATTATTGGAACTTATTTTGTGTATCTTTTTTTACCACaggaacaaacattaacttATTACGCCTacttaagtcgagttagtaagtcttttgtggggcgttgtatatgcttttacaacaagatcccagaaaatatttaaaacaaatgtattacgaaattcaaatcaattgttaataaaaggtttgtgtggtaaaggttactataacataaatgacttttttaatgatatcacagattgggaatggagcgaacgcctcaggctattaaatgataaattttattgtacgattttacattgtaatcatatttttataaaaaaaagaagcccgctgagtttcttgcgcctgttcttctcaggtctgaggcgttcATTTCCGAAAGGGTTTCTTTCTTTCTagctttcaataagtgatatcctattttgaataaaatatttgcgaAGCGTACACCACCACGCATGTTCTTATTCATAAGGACATTAAAAAACAGTAAATTTTTTCAAAGCCAGAGGTATGACCATTGATAGTATCCTGCCAATAAAGCTATATGTTAGTTTTACCCTCCAagaagtattataataaatataaaacatctggcagtactgtgttattaatgtaatatttctTTTCCTAGGGACATTTGGATACTTTGGAGTACAATCAGTCAAAGGTAGAGACCCAGTGTACCAGTCCACGAAGACAACGATCCAGCCACAGCAACCAACGAAGCAAGCTGTTTTTAATTCGTACAACTATTCACACAATTTGAAATCAACTCCCAGTCTATATGCTGTTACAACTCCAAAATTGCAAACTACACAAAATCAGATATACTTCCAACAAAATAACAAATCTCCAAGCCCTACACAACAAACAAAAACGACATCGAACAAGGATACTAAAGCAGGACAGGGACATAGTTTTAAGCCAAGCCCCCAAGATCCGTTTACAAAGAATAATCTGAAAAATGATGTTAATAAGGTTACGACATACAACCCCCCCATCACGACTAATACGAAtcagtattataattataattatgtatccCAAAACTCTAATCAACATAATGCGAacgtaaattataataacaataaccaACAACTTGATAACGTTGGTTTAACACAACAAGTATTGCACCAATATGCTAACCCTCCAAACGTAGTCAATTACGCAGACGATCCCATAAACCCTGGTCAATATCAAGCTTCCTATGAAGTCACAGAAAAAGAAACAGATGTTATTACTCGACCAGCAACTGGAGCATGGTTCCAAGATGCATACGACTTAAATCAGCAAGTTACTGAAGCTAGTATTTTAACACAGGACAACTTTAATAGTATTATGGCAAAACCAGTCACTGTATCCGAGCAACCTGAAGAGTACGCTATAGTAACTGAAGCTGAGAAGTTGTATGAAAATGGactgaattataataatcaatttGAATTACAGAATAGACCTCAGGGTGAAGATTATGAGCCAATCGAGAAGAACAAattaaaagattattattacaGAGTACCGACAACGCCTTCTGGAAGACGAACCAAGAAACCTGCTAAAGTGACACAGGAAGTTACAACAGATATAGCCGCAACTACCGAAACTCCTGTAGAATCCCTGCCTACATTACCACCAAGCCAACATTTCAAAAGACCAAACTCAGAATCATTAGATAAAGACAAAATACGGAAACGTAACAAGATAAGGAGGCGCAGGCCAATAGGTAATAGAAGAAACGAAACAAGCACGACAACCACAACCGAAACAATACAGACAACTGATGAAATACATACAATAAGACCACGTATCAGGCCAATTAAAAGAACAGAAAGTCCTTTAACAACACCAATAATAACTTCTGAATTAACAACCAGCGCTTTAGCAACGGAAGCACCAACCGCACCTACTCCTATGAGAAAAAAACTAAACCATCAAAGAATTATGACTACATTAGGGAGAGCTGATACTACAACACAACCCACTCATGAACAAGAACAAAATAGAGAGTCTCCTATAATGAAAATATCATCACGACTACATACTAGACAAAATTACGAATATAGAAACACTGATGTGCCAGATTATACACATAATCAAGATGAGAAGGAAACACCCACTAGCGACACGTCTGTTGATTTCAGAGATAATTCTAAGACTGAGGCAGACATTTTGAAAGAATTTTCATTCCATAGAGATGTAAGACCCGTCGAAAGTACAACAGAGTCATCAAAAGAGACGGTTGATATTGAGACCACTACACAGCGCACTGAAAAATCAAACATTGGAAAAATAcccaaaacaaataaatacagcAGGCCAAAGTTCAGTGTTAAAGATTACAGGAACAGATTAAGCTCAACAACTAGTAGCACAGAAAAAGCAACAGAAACATACAAACAAAGATTTCCTCAGAGAAAGAATCCTTACTCAGAAATAAACACTGAAATTGAAACAACAACTGAAAGGAGAAAGTTCACGCCGAAAGAGCCACGGtacaagttaaataaaacagaGAATATCGATCAAGACATTCAATCACGCCACAGCAGTAGAATAAGACAAACAACAGAAGCCGCTGAAACTACGACACAAAGAATCTCATCAAGAATACGAAACGGACAACGAAGACCGAAACCAACAGACGAAACAATAGAGACATCCAGCACTACTGCAGGAAAAAGACCGCTGAGGAAGAAGATAAAAGACTCCGAGACTGGAGAATCTGTACAGGATATCACAATAGGTGATGCTAAATCAAGTCATGAACACAAAAATGAAATCACATCGGAAAGAGCGAGATCTGAGAGCGCTATCATGAAAATTGCTGATAAGAAACACCAAGATCACATCGAGAAACTGTTTGAACATTCGAAACGTGTTTCAGACTTGACATTAGCCGCAAGCAAAGACTATAACACACCGGGTATGTTTAAAACGATATCGGCAAATAGCAGACGCATACCGAACTATTTTACAATAGCGACAGACGATCCCATACTTCCAATAGAAGCATTCTTCCCCCAACTCAACCAAAAGAAGGAATCATAAAGTTCctgttataaattaatataaaaaccaaATCTCTTATCTGCCAAAGCGTCGTTTTCTATTTCGTAGTTGTTACTAATGGTAGATTATTAAGTAAATCCGTCCTGCATTTTAACCTTGACTGTCTAATATACGTTGGTGCTCATTTTAATTAAGTCGTGATAcgaaataataagtattatttgtgGATTATTCACGAATTGCGTTAGTATAACtgtatgagtgtatgtatgAATTGTGTGtccttaatatttatatttgtacctAGTTAatagttgtaaataaaaattcctaatgtaacaatatatttttatttaagccaCAAGAACATCCTATGTTAGTCACCCGGCATTAGCTTGATCGGCTTCTATTTTCGACATTTTTTGAATACACTTAATTGCTGCTTGATGAATGCTCTTATCCAATTGatctgaaaaattaaaatgcagttaagtaaattaaattattatttctttacagCATTTTGAAGGTGCCATAACCAAAAGCTCTATAATTATGCAtatattactagttgacccgacagacgttgttctgtatataataaataaaataatggtttttattaatttgtcaataatatttcatatgatcaagaattatttcgtaagatatgctacctgttgttgtaatgaaattttttcacagcagaactgtcaaaccgtgtgtcaataaattctctcatagaaaatatgtccatataaaacaaatatcggacgacgggggacacatcaaaggaaaaacaaaattgttgtttttatttaattccgaacactttcatatttattcaccttttaaaccttccctggacttccacaaatgattcaagaccaaaattagccaaatcggtccagccgttctcgagttttagcgagactaacgaacagcaattcatttttatatatatagattatatatctatataaagctagctctataattataaaactccgcgccgtgatattagcaagtgaagcactttcatgatagtgtgtgtgcggttatggaggatactagttacacaatttttt is a genomic window containing:
- the LOC126977877 gene encoding general transcriptional corepressor trfA-like; this encodes FLGTFGYFGVQSVKGRDPVYQSTKTTIQPQQPTKQAVFNSYNYSHNLKSTPSLYAVTTPKLQTTQNQIYFQQNNKSPSPTQQTKTTSNKDTKAGQGHSFKPSPQDPFTKNNLKNDVNKVTTYNPPITTNTNQYYNYNYVSQNSNQHNANVNYNNNNQQLDNVGLTQQVLHQYANPPNVVNYADDPINPGQYQASYEVTEKETDVITRPATGAWFQDAYDLNQQVTEASILTQDNFNSIMAKPVTVSEQPEEYAIVTEAEKLYENGLNYNNQFELQNRPQGEDYEPIEKNKLKDYYYRVPTTPSGRRTKKPAKVTQEVTTDIAATTETPVESLPTLPPSQHFKRPNSESLDKDKIRKRNKIRRRRPIGNRRNETSTTTTTETIQTTDEIHTIRPRIRPIKRTESPLTTPIITSELTTSALATEAPTAPTPMRKKLNHQRIMTTLGRADTTTQPTHEQEQNRESPIMKISSRLHTRQNYEYRNTDVPDYTHNQDEKETPTSDTSVDFRDNSKTEADILKEFSFHRDVRPVESTTESSKETVDIETTTQRTEKSNIGKIPKTNKYSRPKFSVKDYRNRLSSTTSSTEKATETYKQRFPQRKNPYSEINTEIETTTERRKFTPKEPRYKLNKTENIDQDIQSRHSSRIRQTTEAAETTTQRISSRIRNGQRRPKPTDETIETSSTTAGKRPLRKKIKDSETGESVQDITIGDAKSSHEHKNEITSERARSESAIMKIADKKHQDHIEKLFEHSKRVSDLTLAASKDYNTPGMFKTISANSRRIPNYFTIATDDPILPIEAFFPQLNQKKES